A region of Epinephelus fuscoguttatus linkage group LG1, E.fuscoguttatus.final_Chr_v1 DNA encodes the following proteins:
- the sumf1 gene encoding formylglycine-generating enzyme, whose amino-acid sequence MARCFALLLVFGCVNEVLCNQGSCGAQSEPAAPQRAAGCGCESLKRAAAVEPVEDGTESAEPVDKYSRSANERHPEAQGEEKKIQSQMVLISGGEFLMGTDNPAIPADGEGPQRPVHVDSFYMDIQEVSVRQFESFVNATGYITEAEKFGDSFVFEGILSESVKNRITQAVAAAPWWLPVKGANWRHPDGPDSDITDRLDHPVLHVSWKDAVAYCSWANRRLPTEAEWEYACRGGLKDRLYPWGNKLNPKGQHYANLWQGDFPNHNSGEDGYIKTSPVMSFPANGFGLYDMVGNAWEWTSDWWTVHHTTDQQHNPTGPPSGTDKVKKGGSYMCHKSYCYRYRCAARSQNTPDSAASNLGFRCASQEQR is encoded by the exons ATGGCTCGCTGTTTTGCCTTGTTGTTAGTCTTTGGTTGCGTGAATGAAGTGCTGTGTAACCAGGGTTCATGCGGGGCTCAGTCAGAACCCGCCGCCCCGCAGAGAGCAGCCGGCTGCGGCTGTGAGAGCCTGAAGAGAGCCGCTGCTGTGGAGCCTGTGGAGGACGGGACAGAGTCTGCAGAGCCAGTAGACAAATACTCCAGAAGCGCCAATGAGAGGCACCCTGAGGCccagggagaggagaagaagataCAAAGTCAG ATGGTGCTGATTTCTGGAGGAGAGTTCCTGATGGGAACGGACAACCCAGCCATCCCTGCAGATGGCGAGGGTCCTCAGAGGCCGGTGCATGTGGACTCCTTCTACATGGACATCCAGGAAGTCTCTGTCAGACAGTTTGAAAGCTTCGTCAATGCCACAGGATACATTACTGAG GCAGAGAAATTTGGAGACTCATTTGTATTCGAGGGGATTTTGAGCGAGAGTGTGAAGAACCGAATCACCCAGGCA GTGgctgctgccccctggtggcttcCAGTCAAAGGGGCCAACTGGAGGCACCCTGATGGTCCAGACTCTGACATCACAGACAG gcTGGACCATCCTGTTCTACATGTGTCCTGGAAAGATGCAGTCGCCTACTGTTCCTGGGCCAACAGGAGACTTCCTACAGAGGCAGAATGGGAGTACGCCTGCAGGGGCGGCCTCAAAGACAG ACTCTACCCCTGGGGAAACAAGTTGAACCCGAAAGGACAACACTACGCCAACCTCTGGCAGGGGGATTTCCCAAACCATAACTCTGGAGAGGATGGATACATCAAAACTTCACCG GTGATGTCCTTTCCCGCCAATGGTTTTGGGTTGTATGACATGGTGGGGAATGCTTGGGAATGGACTTCAGACTGGTGGACTGTGCATCACACCACAGACCAGCAACACAACCCA ACAGGTCCTCCATCAGGCACCGACAAGGTGAAGAAGGGAGGGTCCTACATGTGCCACAAG TCTTACTGTTACAGATACCGATGTGCAGCCCGTAGCCAGAACACTCCGGACAGCGCGGCCTCTAACCTTGGTTTCCGCTGTGCCTCCCAGGAGCAGCGGTGA